GTTGGTTACGGTTCCGGTTTTGGTGGTTTCGGGTTGCGTTGACTGTTCATTTTCCTGTTGGTAATCGCAACCATTTTTGTTTCTGCCGAATCAGGTGGGGGTTATTAACAGGATTCAGACAAAATGAGTCCAACTTGAAAACACCGACCATGAAAAGCGGTCGGTGTTTTTTGTGCGAACCATCTCCCGTGCAGCCTCCATCCTTAGCAAATCCATGAAGCGATCGGGTGATCAAACCTGTTCCAAACGGTCATACGTTCCCGGACAGCGATTCGCGTTCGGTAACCAAAATTGGATATCCACCCGTACTTACCATATCGAGAAACAATGCAAGTCGCGCGCATCATAACCTTTCTCTCCGCCCCTGACAAAGGGGCAATTTTTTTTGAAAAAATTGCGCCAAAACCCTTGTCAAAGAGTGATGAGGCTTTGTATTATAACAGTAAGAAATGATCGGGAATTGTTATAAAACAATCCGGTGGGAGGACATCATCCATGACCACTCATACAACTCACGGGAAAACCGTCTCTGTTACCTTCGATTCGGATCAGCGTGCATCGCTCCAAGTTGTTCGTCCGGGAAATCGGGTCCGATCCAAAACCGGAATCCGGCCGCAAGTGAAAACCACTGACCATTTTCGGATGATGGAATGGGAAGTTTCACCGGGGCGTACGGTCGCCGTGTTGTCACCCACATCTGGTTCGTCTGACCCATCAGCCATTCAGGAGTGGGTACAATGGATGCAGCAATTGGCAGACCGTGATGAACTGAAAGCATTGATCTTCGCCTGCCAGGGCGGTCGTTTCCTGTTTTCCTCCATCCATCTCCAGGAGGAGTGGCGGGAGCGTTTCGAGTCGGGATTGGCGTTCATGGAACGGATGAATAAGCCCATGATAGCAGCAGTGGACGGGACGGTCTCCGGGATAGGGTGCGCGGTTGCGCTGTGTACGCACGCAGTCGTGGCCAGCGAATCGGCACGTTTCATCCTAAGGCGAGGAACGGGTGTTATTCAACGTCTGGTGAGAATCGCCCACTTGCAAAAAGGGATGGACGGCCTCGGACGGGCTATCACCTGGCTTTGCTCCGATCGTGCGATGACGGCGCGGGAAGCGGAGGAGACGGGATGGGTAGACCAATGCTGTGAAGGGGAAGCTATACCGTTGGCGGTGGCCTGGGCGAAAGCGGCGGCTGCGGCCGGGCAGGGGCCACTCGCCGAAGCGTTTGTGCGCCGCAGGGCATGGCGGAATGATTGGGAACGCCCCAGGCCGTTCGTTTTACAAGACAGAAAAGAGTGGGAACGGATCATGGCGGGAACAGGTGTACCGCATTCACGGTTCGAGGAAATCCTGACGCTGATTCAAACCGGTTATGAACAAGGATTTTCGGCGGGGCTGGACCATGAACGGAAATGGTGGGCCACGCAAACCCGACGCTCGGAAGCGGATCAGTTCCCGCAATGGAGCGGTTCCGTCCGGTCATTGACACGGGAGGAAGAAGAACAGTGGATTCGCGACGGTCAGTTATTTCCGCCTGACTCCCCCTTTTATCCGGGTATTTCGCCGGTGCCGTCCTGGCAGTACCGGACAACCGATCCGGTAACGGTGATACCCGTACGTAGACCCGGTCCGACGGAAGTGTTGGTCTATGTGTTGTCTCGAGGGACGAATCTCTCCGGCTTGGTGGTGGAAACGGGACGTGCAGTAAGGGAGGAAAAGGTGATCCATGCAGGAGATGCCGTTGTTGTCATCCCCGGTGGTTCATACGAAACGGAAGGACAGTTTGTGACGGTAAAGGCGGAACAGGTATTTGCCAAACCATCCAATTTGTCTTTTGCGGAGGCGGCCGATTTGCTTCCGTGGATGAAGGCATACCGAATCACTCGGCATCGGGCAAGGGGACGTGTTTGGATCGACGGTTTGGACGACAGTTCGGCGCTGGCTTGTTTCACCGTGGTTCAACATGATGAAGGGAAGGTGACGGTGATGACGTCGTCGGATCAGGAAAGGCGGATAACGGAGGAAAGGAAAGCCGAGGCGTTGGATCTGCGTCATTTACGTTACCGCGGTGTTTTCACCAAAATCCCGGCCGACTCCTCCGCTTGGCGCAGGTGGGAGGAGCTTGGGAAAAAAGTGATGGAGGATTTTCGTCGTCGCAATCGTGGGGAGCTGGCAGATTGGACCGCCACTTTCTACGGGGAACGCACATTCGGCAGAGCTTACCAACTGTTGAAGGACGGCGGACTCTTGGTGGTGGCGGGTGCCCGGGAAGGGGAACAACTGACGTTTATCGGAAAAACAGGTGAGCGTTCACCTTCTGTCTTGCTGGAGCAACCCGGTGAGTCGGTTGTCTTGTTCTACGGAGTGGGTCGGCATCGGGAGGAGGTGTTGGACCCGTTCGGTTGGCGGGTGATCCAAGCCGCCGAGCGGCGTCAGGATCAGTTGGTGATCGTGACCCAATCCGAAGTACAGAAACGGTGGCTGCAAGGTCGGATTGGCGCCCATGCGGCGGGCATTATCAGCATCGAGGAGTGTGAGGCCTCTTGGCCCGGAGAATTTGATTGGCCGCCTTCGGTTCCCTATTTGCCGAACCCTTCGGAAAGGAAAAAGGATTGGGTGTTGACGAGACAACTGTTCGAACAACGGACGATTCGCCCTTTGCGAACCATGATCGGTGAACATTTGCGAACGATGCAGAATCCGGAGGGGTACGCGGACGTGGTGGTGGATCGGGCTGCTCACGATGCCTTGGGAATCAGCCTGCACTTGGTCAAACCGAAGTCGGGGCGCGTCGTTTTTGGTGAGAATATGTCTGGTAAACGGTACAGCTTTTACGCTTCCGCTATTATGGAACCGGAGAGGCGAATCGTCACACCGTCGGCGACCATCGTCGGATGTGGGCTTCCCGATGCCAAAGACGTGCAACGCGTGCTGGAATGGGTGGAAAACGGAGTTTTCCGGGAAGAACGACGTTTCATAATGGCGAAAACGGATCACAGAGGAAGCGTCGCTACTGCGTTGGCCGATCTTTTCACGGTGGATCAACTGTACGAAGCGTGGAGTTCACGGTGTTGATCCTTCATGAGGATGGGCCGGTGAAATCGGGGGGAGACGATCTCAACCCGCACCCCGGTCCGTTCAAACGCAATTTGGACAAAAAAAGATCCGACATCCCAGTGCGGATGCCGGGTCTTCTGTGTATGTTGAACTGAAACGGTGCACCACTGCCATTACATCCAACAGGATGGGGACACAGGGAGGTTACATGATGTGCCGTAGTCCCCATCTTTTGATGAAGAAACGTGTATTGGCGCTTGTAGGGGATGTCCGGCAGGGAAGCGTGCGGCTTCTTTGGTGTTTTCCTGTTTCAGTTGGCAGTCACCCATTGCCAAACAGGTGGCGGTGGTGGAGATGCGCTGACTGTAAATTTGCTGACGGCTCCGGTCCCGCCTCCATAAGCGGGGGGGGGTCGGAGCCGTGTGTGGTTTCAACGTGTGGGGCCGTCAGCCCTCTTTTTTTACCGCTTGCGCGCGTTTCCGTTCGCTTTTGGTCAGATAGCGTTTACGCAGACGGAAGGCGACGGGTGTTACTTCCAGCAATTCGTCATCCGCCAAATATTCGATGGCATCGTCCAAGCTCATTTTGCGCGGCGGTTCCAGACGGAGGGCCTCATCCGATCCGGCGGCCCGGAAGTTGGTCAGTTGCTTTTTCTTGCATACATTGACTTCCAGATCCGTTTCCCGGATGTGTTGGCCGACTATCATGCCCTCGTACACCTCGGTGTTGGGTTCGATAAACAACTGACCGCGATCTTGGGCGGCATGAAGACCGTAAGTGGTGGCCACTCCCGATTCCCATGCGATCAACGAACCGAAATTGCGGGTCTGAATCTCGCCCACGTAAGGCTCGTAACCGGCGAACAAAGTGTTCATCACTCCTTCGCCGCGTGTGGCGGTGAGGAACTGCTGGCGGAAACCGATCAAGCCACGGGTAGGAACGAGATATTGAAGAAATACCATCCCGTCCTCGCGGATTTGCATATCCTGCATTCGTCCCTTTCGTTGGCCGAGGAGTTCGACGACGGCTCCCTGATGCTCGCTGGTCACTTCAATTTCCACCGTCTCAAACGGTTCGCACAGCTGACCGTCGATCCGCTTCATGATGACTTCCGGTTTGCTGACCTGAAATTCATACCCCTCCCGGCGCATGTTTTCAATCATGATGCCGAGATGAAGCTCTCCCCGACCGGCCACGAGAAAGACGTCCGGCGAGTCCGTGTCGGAGACGCGCAGGGCAACATCCTTGGCCGCTTCCAGATAGAGGCGCTCCCGGAGTTTGCGGGAGGTGACATATTTGCCTTCCCGTCCGGCAAACGGGCTGGTGTTGACACCGATCGTGACGCGCAGGGTGGGCTCTTCCACTTTGATCGGCGGCAACGGTCGCGGATCATCAGGATCGGCGATCGTATCCCCGATTCCGACGTCGCCCAGTCCCGTCAAGGCGATGATATCCCCTGCCGCGGCTTCCTCCACTTCGATCCGATTCAGCCCGCGATGGGTGAATACTTGCGCCACTTTGAGCGGTTGGGAAGTCCCGTCCGCCCGCATCCACAAGACATTTTGATTGCGGCGGATCGTCCCGCTGTTCAATCGTCCGATGACGATTTTCCCTTTGTATTCGTCGTAGCCCATCAATGTCGCCTGCAACTGCGTCGGACCCGACGGGTCGACGTCCGGTGCGGGCAGGTCCGCTACGATCCGTTCAAACAGCGGCTCCAACGTATCTGCCAAACGGTCCGGCTCCGTCCCGGCCCATCCTTTGATCGCACTGGCGTAGATCACGGAAAAGTCGGCTTGTTCATCCGTGGCACCCAGATCGACGAACAAATCGAAGGTCTCATTGACCACTTCGTCAGGCCGGGCGTTGGGTCGGTCGATTTTGTTGACGACGACGATCGCTTTGTGCCCCCGTTCCAACGCTTTACGGAGCACAAACCGGGTCTGCGGCATGGGACCTTCAACGGCGTCCACCAACAGCAGTACCCCGTCCACCATATTCATGACACGCTCCACTTCGCCGCCGAAATCGGCGTGCCCCGGCGTGTCGACGATGTTGATTTTGATCCCTTTGTATTCGATGGCGGTGTTTTTGGAAAGGATTGTGATGCCCCGTTCCCGTTCCAATTCGTTGGAATCCATCACGCGTTCCGCCACCTGTTGGTTTTCGCGGAAAATACGGCTTTGTTTCAGCATGGCGTCGACCAGTGTGGTCTTGCCGTGGTCGACGTGTGCGATGATAGCGATGTTGCGAATCTGACTCGGTTGTTTCATGTCCGTCAAGGGGTTGTCCCCTGTTCCTCCTCCACTGCCAAAATAGCGGATTTCACTAAATGACATGGTATCACACGAGAGAAGGATTCCGCCATAGTCAATCGGGGTGAAGGAGATGAAAGGAATGAACGGACTGTGAAACGTATACAGATCAAAACCGGTTTTTTCGGTCAGGTATCGGACAAAAGGTTTGACCGGACACAATCGAGCGTGAATCGGTGGGAAAGGTGGAATGGGATATGGAGCCGAGCCTTCGACAGCGGATCGTGATTCGGGAAGCGGAAAGGAAGGATGCCGCGGCCATTCTTTCCTGTCTGCGACAAACGGCGATGGAGTCGGATTTTTTGACGTCGCAATCGGACGAGATAAAGTGGACGCTGGAACGGGAGGAACGATTCATTGAAGAGATGGCCGCTCGTTCCAATACATTGTTTTTGGTGGCCCAAGCGCGGGAAGAGATTGTAGGTACGCTGACGTTTAGCGGGGGTACTACCCGGCGTACCCGGCATGTGGGGGAGGCGGGGGCTGCCGTCTTGCGGGATTATTGGGGATACGGTATCGGTACGAAATTGATTCAAAGACTGCTGAACTGGTGTCCGCGGGCGGGGATACGGAAGATCAACGGGAGAACACGTTCGGATAATGTACGGGCCATCCGTCTGTGTGAAAAGATGGGATTTCAACGGGAAGGGGTGTTGAAGCGGGCACTCCAGATCGACGGGCGGTTTTACGATTTTATCTTGCTCGGCCGTCTGGTTGACTAGAAAACGGGGTGTTTATTCTATTTTTTCTGCATAATGGGACTAACGGCTCGCTCCGGGAAGGAGGGGCTACGTTGCAGAAACGATACCGCTTGAAACGTCGAGGGAATGCATGCTCGGGTACAAAGTTTCCGGCGCTGTCTCTTCCTTGAGCATAAAGTTCTACATCGCTGATGAACCCTGCTGCGGCGGGAGATGAGACGCGGATAATAAAACTTGACACTCCTGTAGGAATAGTAAGTGTTACCACCCCATTCGGTTCATCAATTTGAAACGTGGTCGTGAAATACAGTGTTGCAGGCGCACCTCCGACATTGCTGCTCCAGGAGAGTTATAGGCATTGACAATGATCGAGCGAGTGGTGTGCCAGTGGTATTACCCACACGCAACTCAACGGAAGTCGATTTTTTGTTAATGCTGATCTATATAAAAATGATAGGATTTGATTGGGTTAATAGAATGGGAACGAAAAAGAGTTCTTGTACCGGCAGGATGAGCACAGATCAATAAATATGAAGTGAAGGGGATAACGGGAAAAGCTTGGGTTTTCGGACAGCCATTTCTTCGGCTAATGATGATTTGGCTTCACAAAGATAATGATAAGCCTGATTGAAAAGGTAATTGATTGTTTCGCGGGTAATGATCCATGATATGCGAACTAACTCTTTACAACCATTCAAATTTTTTGTACAATTGCAATTGTATCTTCATGAAAGGGGGTTTGTGCCATGCGACGGATGATGGGGAAAACCAATCAAATGAAGGCGAATGGCGCAATACCGCCCTGATGGATTTGGGAATGGAACGGCACTGTTGATCATTCCACGGGCGCGGATCGTGCCTGTGGTTTTTTTTGTGCCTTCCATTCGTGGACAGGGGGGAGAAAATGCGGATTTTCCGGGAACTTGGGTGGTTTTTCCGTCAGGAGAAAAGGAGTTACGCCATCGGCGTGTTGACGCTGTTTTTCGTCGCATTGTTGGAACTGTTTCCTCCCTATGTGATCGGCGTCATCGTCGATGCCATCGAAAGCGGGACGCTGACTTCCGGTATGATCGGGTTATGGATGACATTGCTTGCATTGTCCGGGGTGCTGATCTATATCTTGCGGTACGTCTGGCGGGTCATGTTGTTCGGGGCGTCGATGCGTCTGGGCAAATGGTTGCGTGAACGGTTGTATCAGCATTTCACGTCTATGCCGCCGTCCTTTTTTCACCGCAGACGAACAGGCGACTTGATGGCGCATGCCACCAACGACGTAAGCGCTGTGGAGCAAACGGTGGGCGAGGGCGTACTGACTTTGGTGGATTCGCTGACTTTGGGCGGTCTGGTGGTTTGTACGATGGCATTCACCATTCACTGGAAACTGACGCTGATCGCCTTGTTACCGTTGCCTGTAATGGCGTGGGCTGTCAGCCATTACGGCCGGTTGCTGCATGAGCGGTTTCACCGGGCGCAGGCGGCGTTCTCCACGATGAACGACAAAGTGCAGGAAAACATCTCCGGCGTGCGGGTGATCAAGGCGATGGGGCTGGAAGAAGCGGAGACGGAGGCGTTTCGTCGGCTGACCCGCGACGTGGCGGACAAAAATATTGCAGTGGCCCGGGTGGATGCCTTGTTTGAGCCTACCATCTCGGGGATCGTCGGTTTTTCGTTTTTTCTGACGGTGGCAGTCGGTGCTTATTACGTCGTACAAGGTGAGATCACCGTCGGTGAGCTGACCCAGTTTTCCATTTACCTGGGGCGGTTGATCTGGCCGTTGTTGGCGTTCGGATGGCTGATCAACATCCTGGAGAGGGGAAGCGCTTCGTACGATCGGATTCGTTCCCTGCTGGAAGTGAAACCGGAGATTACCGACGAGCAGGCGAGATTGGACCGGATTTCCTCCACGGAAATGGAGGTGCACATCAACTCTTTCACCTACCACGGACAAACCTCCCCAGCGTTGCAACAGATACATTTACATGTAAGGCCCGGCCAAACTGTAGGGGTGGTGGGCAAGACGGGCAGCGGGAAATCCACGTTGCTTCGCTTGTTGCTCAGGGAGTGGGATGTGACGGACGGTGTCATCCGGTTGGGTGGACATCCCTTGTCTGCCTACCGATTGGAAGTCCTGAGGGGAATTATCGGTTATGTGCCGCAGGATCACTTCCTTTTTTCGACTACCGTTGCGGAGAACATCGCTTTCGGCAAACCGGAAGCCACGCAGGAGGAAATCGAGAATGTGGCCCGGTTGGCCAGTATTCACGAGGATATACTCCGGCTTGACCGCGGCTACGAAACAGTAGTGGGTGACCGTGGTGTCACCTTATCCGGTGGACAAAAGCAACGGATTTCCATCGCCCGCGCACTGTTGCGCGATCCGGCCATTTTGATCCTCGACGACGCTTTATCCGCTATGGATGCGGAGACCGAGCAAAACATCCTGCAAGCGCTCCGCCGATACCGGACCGATCGGACTACCTGGATTGCCGCCCATCGGATGAGTGCGGTTGAACATGCAGACCTGATTCTTGTCCTGGACGGCGGAAAAATCGCGGAATTCGGCACACATGAGGAGTTGATGGCCCAAAACGGATGGTATGCAATGATGTATCGACGGCAGCAGTTGGAGTTGCTGGTGGAGAAGGGAGGAAAGGAGAATGGTCGCCCGTCGTCTGTTTCGATATCTCCGACCTCATCGTAAGGAGTTGGGGTGGGCAGTAGCAGCTTTGTTGGCGGCAACCGGTGCCAGTGTAGCCGGTCCGGTTTTGATCAAATGGTTTATCGACGATCATCTGACCCCCCGCAAACTGGATACAGAGGTATTGTGGGGGTTTGCCGCCGGTTATCTCGCCCTGTATGTGATTTCGGTCGTGTTAACCTATTTTCAACTGTTGTCGTTTCACCGGATCGCCCAATGGGTGGTACAGCAACTGCGCGTTGACGTCTTTGCCAAAGTGCAGCGTCTGGGTCTGTCCTTTTTTGACCGTACGTCGGGCGGATCGCTGATTTCCCGCATCACCAATGATACGGAAGCTGTGAAGGATCTGTTTGTCAGCGTCCTGTCCACGTTCATCCAAAACATCGTGTTTATCATCGGCGCGTTTGTCGCCTTGTTCGTGCTGGATGTGAAATTGGCCGCCGCCTGTCTGATCATTTTGCCGCTTATCGGGGGCGTGATGCAGGCATACCGGCATTTCAGCGCCCTGTCATACCGTCGGGTGAGGCAAATGGTGAGCGAGATCAACGCCAAATTGAATGAAACGATCCAGGGCATGTCCATCATCCAGGCGTTTAGCCAGGAACGGCGGATGCGGCGGGAATTTGAGCGAAGCAGCATGGAATTGTACGGGGCACACATGCGTAACATCCGGTTGGCCGGACTGTTGCTTCGCCCTGCCGTTGATGCCATTTACCTCATCGCCTTGATCGTGGTATTGACGTTATTCGGCATTCGTTCGTTTGACGGGGTCGTGTCGATCGGGACGATGTATGCGTTTTTGAACCTGTTGGAACGGCTGTTTGAGCCGTTCATCCAGATTATGCTGAAGTTGTCGCAGGCGCAAAATGCGATCATCTCCGCCGAACGGGTATTTCAACTGTTGGACGAGGATCATCTGGCTCCTGTGAAAACGGGGAATGAAACACCTGTCATCACCCGTGGCAGAATTGAGTTTCGCAACGTGACGTTTTCCTACGACGGACAACAAGATGTTCTGCGTAACATCTCATTCGCGGTGGAACCGGGACAAACTGTGGCACTGGTCGGACACACGGGTAGCGGCAAGAGTTCGATTATCAATCTGCTGATGCGGTTTTATCCGTTGCGGCAGGGGGAGATTCTCATCGACGGGGTTCCGCTCACCGCATATGACGACAAGGAACTGCGGCGTCAGATGGGATTGGTGTTACAGGACCCGTTTCTCTTTGTCGGTACGGTCAGGGAAAATATTCGAACGGGGGACCCCGATATAACGGACGAACGGGTGGAACAAGCGGCACGGTTTGTACAGGCAGACGCATTCATCCGCCGGTTGCCCAAGGGATACGAAACGGAACTGGGAGAGCGGGGAGCCTCCCTGTCCAGCGGGCAACGGCAGTTGTTATCGTTTGCGCGGACCATGGCACGGGAGCCGAAAATTCTGGTGTTGGATGAGGCAACCGCACATGTGGACACCGAAACGGAAGAGGCGATTCAACAGGCACTGCGGAACATGCGTCAGGGGAGAACGACGATTGCCGTTGCCCATCGGTTGTCCACCATCCAGGATGCCGATCTGATTCTGGTATTGCACCGGGGGGAGATTGTGGAGAGGGGCACTCATGACGAGCTGATCGCCCGCAAAGGACTCTATTATAAGATGTATCTGTTGCAACAGGGCATGACAGAGCAAGTGGGTTAATCTGCTAGGGTGGCCTTTTTGCCATGAACGAACCTGATGAGGAAAAAGGCCGCCCGGTACAGGATTGACTGAACGCACCCCAAACGCGAGGGCCATAACCCCGAATTTCCCGGATATGCCTTGTTGCAGTGTTTGCCACCATCATTCCTACTTGATCAATCGGAATAATTGGCTTATATTTTGATTAATGCATGACGGAATATAGGAGGGTCTGATGATGAGTGCTGTATGGGTTTTGGTGAACATTCTCTTGTTTCTGTTGATCATGTCAGGCTTGTATTGGATGCAAAAGAAACACATTTCCTTTTCTGTTCGCGTCTTCTCGGCACTGGGAGCCGGGATTGCAGTCGGCTTTGCCTTACCATACGTTTACGGTTCGGACTCTAAGATCCTGCAATCTTCAATAGACTGGTTCAGTATTGCCGGGAGCGGCTATGTCAAATTGCTGCAAATGGTGGTGATGCCGCTTGTCTTCCTGTCGATCCTGTCCGCTTTCACCAAATTGAAATTGGCGGGCAATACGGGGAATATCAGCGTGCTGATCATCGCGATTCTCGTAGGGACCACAGCCATTGCCGCGGCGATCGGAATCGCATCCGCCCTGGGGTTTCATCTGGAAGCCGTACAAATCGATAAAGGTGACATGGAAATCAGCCGGGGCAAAGAACTGGAGCAAAAGTTCGGCGAGATTCAAGATCAGACCTTTCCGCAGAGGATTCTCGAATTGTTGCCGGAAAACCCGTTTTTGGACTTCACTGGAGCCCGACCGACTTCAACGATTGCCGTGGTGATCTTTGCCGCGATCATCGGGATTGCTTTCTTGGGAGTCAAGCGGAAACATCCGGCACATGCCGAATTGTTTGCCAAAATGGTTGACGCCTTTCACTCCATCATCATGCGTGTGGTAACGCTCATTTTACGTTTGACGCCATACGGGGTATTCGCCATGATGACAAAAGCCGTCGCGACGACGGATGTCGCATCCGTTTTGAAGTTGGGCAAGTTTGTGATGGCATCTTATGTAGCCCTGATTCTGATGTTCTTGGTTCATCTGCTCTTTCTGACTGTCTCGAGACTCAATCCGATCACTTACGTAAAGAAAGTGCTGCCGGTTCTCACTTTTGCCTTTACATCACGTACAAGCGCAGGAACCTTGCCGCTGAATGTCGAGGTACAAACGAACAAATTGGGAGTGCCCGAAGGGATTGCCAACCTGGCCGGTTCATTCGGACTTTCCATCGGACAAAACGGATGTGCCGGGATCTATCCCGCGATGTTGGCGGTCATGATCGCGCCAACAGTAGGCATCGATCCGTTCAACCCGTCTTTTATTGGGACTTTGATCGCAGTAGTGGCCATCAGTTCATTTGGTGTGGCCGGTGTAGGAGGGGGTGCTACGTTTGCCGCAATTCTGGTGCTCTCCACCATGAACTTGCCTGTAGGCCTGGCCGGCTTGCTCATATCCGTTGAGCCGCTCATCGATATGGGGCGTACAGCCTTAAACGTGAGCGGAAGCATGATCGCAGGGCTGTTGACAAGCAAAGCGGTCAAAGAGCTCGATATCCATGTTTACAATGAAAAAGGTCAAGCAGAAGAAGCAACGACACTTCATGCTTGAAGAGGGCAACCGATTCCGCGGTTGCCCTCTCTATACAGATTTGTCTCTATTTCACTTCGACAAAAATGGTGCCGTGCAATTGATCGTTCACATAGGCGTCAAGCCGCCACATCCCTTTGGTGGGCAAAGTGATCAGAGAAGGTGAGGAAGCGGTCGCACCCCAAATTGGACCGTTGAGCGACTGGCCTGAAAGAACGGTTTTTTGAATTCCTCGATCACTGGTTGCGATCACCTTGTAATCTTTTCCGATGATTTCATTCTCATTTCCCCAAAACAACCACATGTACTTTTGAGTTTGACCAGCGATAAATGGAAAGTTTGTAACAGCCACTCGTCCCTTTTCACCAATCCACTGAACCGTGATACCGTTGCTGGTCACACTAAAAGTGGGGCTCGCTCGCCATTGTTTGGATAAAGCTTGCGTTGCTGCTTTTGGTTTTTTGTCAATCGTGACAGTTGATTCTGCATGGGTACACCCTGCAAGGAACAAAGACAAAAAAACGAAAATTAACAATAATCATGCAATTTATCAACTCCTGTGGTGAGATGAGGAAAAGATTCATGAACGCTTCCTGATTTTAACACAAAATGGGTTCCCTTTGTCATCGAGTCGTCGAAGATCCAGGCAATAAAGAAATCGGCGGCTATTTTATTATGTTATTTTCGAATTATGCAAAAAACGCATTGAAGAAAAACGAAAACGATGTTATGATACCTACAAAGATTCACATATGCGAAATAAATTCACATATGTGAATATGGAGGGACTCACATGTCGGTCAAATCGGCCGTACGCGTATTGCAGATCTTTGAGTTGCTGATGGGTCATCCACAAGGCTTGAATATAAAGGAAATTGCAACCGCTTTAGGTTTTCCTCAAAGCAGTACATTTCATCTGGTGAAAACGTTGCATGAGTACGGATACCTGTCACTGACCGATTTGAAAAAATACAAATTGGGGCCAAAGCTGATTCAGCTCGGAACCCGTTCGATGGAATCGATGGATTTGTACCGAGATGCGCGGGTGCCGTTGGAGCGTTTGGCTGAACTGGTGAAAGAAACCGTTTTCATGGCGGTTTTGTTGGGAAATGAAATGGTTTATGTGGCCAAGGTAGACACGAATCGCTCAGTTCGGACAAGTGCTCAGATCGGTTCACGCAAACCGATGTATTGCACGGGACTCGGCAAAGTGATGTTGGCCTATTTGCCGGAAAACAAGCGGGACGAGATTTTGTCACGGACGCCGCTTAACCCGATCACGGAAAATACGATCACGGATCGCCAGGAGTTGGAATCGTGTTTGTCCCGGTATAGAGCGCAGGGTTATGCCATTGACAACGAGGAAAACGAAGAGGGCCTTTACTGTATTGCCGCGCCCGTCTTTGACGCGGCCGGGGAAGTGATCGCGGCGGTAAGTGTGGCCGGACCCAAAGAACGGATGAAAAAAAGGCATGATTATATCGTGTTTCATGTGAAAAATACGGCAA
Above is a window of Polycladomyces zharkentensis DNA encoding:
- a CDS encoding ABC transporter ATP-binding protein, translated to MVARRLFRYLRPHRKELGWAVAALLAATGASVAGPVLIKWFIDDHLTPRKLDTEVLWGFAAGYLALYVISVVLTYFQLLSFHRIAQWVVQQLRVDVFAKVQRLGLSFFDRTSGGSLISRITNDTEAVKDLFVSVLSTFIQNIVFIIGAFVALFVLDVKLAAACLIILPLIGGVMQAYRHFSALSYRRVRQMVSEINAKLNETIQGMSIIQAFSQERRMRREFERSSMELYGAHMRNIRLAGLLLRPAVDAIYLIALIVVLTLFGIRSFDGVVSIGTMYAFLNLLERLFEPFIQIMLKLSQAQNAIISAERVFQLLDEDHLAPVKTGNETPVITRGRIEFRNVTFSYDGQQDVLRNISFAVEPGQTVALVGHTGSGKSSIINLLMRFYPLRQGEILIDGVPLTAYDDKELRRQMGLVLQDPFLFVGTVRENIRTGDPDITDERVEQAARFVQADAFIRRLPKGYETELGERGASLSSGQRQLLSFARTMAREPKILVLDEATAHVDTETEEAIQQALRNMRQGRTTIAVAHRLSTIQDADLILVLHRGEIVERGTHDELIARKGLYYKMYLLQQGMTEQVG
- a CDS encoding L-cystine transporter, with amino-acid sequence MSAVWVLVNILLFLLIMSGLYWMQKKHISFSVRVFSALGAGIAVGFALPYVYGSDSKILQSSIDWFSIAGSGYVKLLQMVVMPLVFLSILSAFTKLKLAGNTGNISVLIIAILVGTTAIAAAIGIASALGFHLEAVQIDKGDMEISRGKELEQKFGEIQDQTFPQRILELLPENPFLDFTGARPTSTIAVVIFAAIIGIAFLGVKRKHPAHAELFAKMVDAFHSIIMRVVTLILRLTPYGVFAMMTKAVATTDVASVLKLGKFVMASYVALILMFLVHLLFLTVSRLNPITYVKKVLPVLTFAFTSRTSAGTLPLNVEVQTNKLGVPEGIANLAGSFGLSIGQNGCAGIYPAMLAVMIAPTVGIDPFNPSFIGTLIAVVAISSFGVAGVGGGATFAAILVLSTMNLPVGLAGLLISVEPLIDMGRTALNVSGSMIAGLLTSKAVKELDIHVYNEKGQAEEATTLHA
- a CDS encoding DUF4871 domain-containing protein yields the protein MLIFVFLSLFLAGCTHAESTVTIDKKPKAATQALSKQWRASPTFSVTSNGITVQWIGEKGRVAVTNFPFIAGQTQKYMWLFWGNENEIIGKDYKVIATSDRGIQKTVLSGQSLNGPIWGATASSPSLITLPTKGMWRLDAYVNDQLHGTIFVEVK
- a CDS encoding IclR family transcriptional regulator; this translates as MSVKSAVRVLQIFELLMGHPQGLNIKEIATALGFPQSSTFHLVKTLHEYGYLSLTDLKKYKLGPKLIQLGTRSMESMDLYRDARVPLERLAELVKETVFMAVLLGNEMVYVAKVDTNRSVRTSAQIGSRKPMYCTGLGKVMLAYLPENKRDEILSRTPLNPITENTITDRQELESCLSRYRAQGYAIDNEENEEGLYCIAAPVFDAAGEVIAAVSVAGPKERMKKRHDYIVFHVKNTAKMISKKMGYLS